The region CCGGGAACCTGTAGGAGGTGTCGGGCGTGGGCTTGACGTTCTGGTCATCGGCAAAGCGGGCCAGCACTTCGGCCTCGTTCGCCACGATGCAATCGACCACGTAGGTCAGCAGGATCGCGTGCTTCTTGCGGGCATCGTTGCCGCGGCGGAAGATCTGGTAGCGCGTGAGGTCTGCGGGAGCGATGTCCAGGCGCGCGCAAATCGCCGCCGGAAGGTCTTCGGCGGCGTGGTCGAGAGGCAGTTTCAGTTCATTGATGCGAAGCATGGCGCCGCCCTAGCCAATTTGGCCGGGCGGCGCCACACGTCCTTAGTCCTTGAACGGTCCGGCGAAAGCGATTTCGCTGACCGGCTTGCGGTCGCTGACCACTTCGCGCTCGCGCAGCATGTCGGGCAACAGCGACTTGTCGCCCTGCTTGCCGATCACGAAAGCCATTTCCACGCGGTAGCCTTCGGGCAGGTTGAGCACTTCGGCAGCCTTGGCGAAGTCGACCCCGGTCATGCCGTGGGTATGGTAGCCGAGGTGGAGCGCCTGAAGTGCGGCGTTAGCCCAGGCAGCGCCGGCATCGAAGCTGTGGCTATGGTTCGGGTTGTCGCCGCGATCGCTGCGCATGAATTCATCGGAGACGACATAGACCAGCACGCCCGCGTCCTTGGCCCAGCTCTGGTTGAATTCGACCAGCGCGGAAAGGAACGTGTCGAAGTTCGCATCGCCCTTGTGGGCAAAGGCAAAGCGCCACGGCTGGTAGTTGTAGGCGCTGGCGGCAAGACCTGCGGCTTCGAAGATCACGTCGAGATCAGACTGCGGCACGGCCGAGCCATCGAATGCGCGCGGGCTCCAGCGGTCGACGATGATCGGCAGGACGCGGGGGAAGCGGTACGGGTCATGAAATGCTCCTTGGAGAGGTCAGCGGAAGATAAGATGGTGGAGCCGGAGCGCAACTGCACTCCGGCTCGCGGGGGTAGGGATCAGCGGCGATCGAAACCGAACCGGCCCGAGCCGAATGCGGCCACCTGAAGCAGACCACCGGCCAGCGCCACGTTCTTGAAGAAGTGGATGAACTGGTTCTGGTCAGCCAGGTTGGCGTGGAAGCCGAACGCTGCGGCAAGGCTGAACACTGCGATGGCCGAAGCGACGATACGGGTGCGGATGCCGGCGATCAGCAGCAGGCCGCCGACCAGTTCCACGGCCACGGCAACGCCATAGGCAAGGTTCGGGGCGGGCAGGCCAGCGCTGGTGATGTAGGCGATGGTCCCGGTCGGGTCGGCCAGCTTGGAAACGCCGCTCAGCACGAAGATCGCGGCGAGGAGGACGCGGCCGGCTGCCGCAAGCAGATCCGAAGTGGCGGATGGAGCGCGGCGCGTCTCGATGGCGATTGCGGTCATGGGATCGGTCCTTTGCAACAGTCGTGATTGGGGAATGTGAGGGAACAGTTCGGTCACGGTCAGGCCGCGTCGACGAGCACAAGCTCGGCATCCTCGAGAGCGGTGATGACGATCTCGGTCACGCCGGTGATGGCCACGCCATCGCGGGCATTGGCTTCGACATCGCCGATGCGGATCTTGCCGCGGGCAGGAACCAGGTAGGCGTGACGATCTTCGGTGAGGTCGTAGCGCACCGTTTCGCCGGCCTTGACCGTCGCGCCAAGGACGCGGGCGTTGGCGTTGATCGTCAGTACGTCGCTGTCTCCGGCAATGCCCGAGGCGAGCGGAACGAACTTGCCTTCACGGCTGTCCTTGGGGAAGGGGCGCGCACCCCAGCTGGGGCGTGGCCGCGACGATCCGGGATGATCCAGATCTGGAACAGGCGGGTTTCCTCGTCCTCAAGGTTGAATTCCGAGTGGGCAATGCCCGTGCCTGCCGACATGACCTGCACGTCGCCCGCTTCGGTGCGGCCTTC is a window of Novosphingobium sp. THN1 DNA encoding:
- a CDS encoding nitroreductase family protein; translated protein: MPQSDLDVIFEAAGLAASAYNYQPWRFAFAHKGDANFDTFLSALVEFNQSWAKDAGVLVYVVSDEFMRSDRGDNPNHSHSFDAGAAWANAALQALHLGYHTHGMTGVDFAKAAEVLNLPEGYRVEMAFVIGKQGDKSLLPDMLREREVVSDRKPVSEIAFAGPFKD
- a CDS encoding DoxX family protein — its product is MTAIAIETRRAPSATSDLLAAAGRVLLAAIFVLSGVSKLADPTGTIAYITSAGLPAPNLAYGVAVAVELVGGLLLIAGIRTRIVASAIAVFSLAAAFGFHANLADQNQFIHFFKNVALAGGLLQVAAFGSGRFGFDRR